In Mesoaciditoga lauensis cd-1655R = DSM 25116, the genomic window TTTTGGTGCATTCAAAATATTCAAGATATGGTCTTTCTTCGTCATTCAACGAAAAAGAATGTGCCAGGGGAAGTCTTGGGACGATCGAAGCAAGAGATTTGATGACATTGCTGTTGGCAAATTCGATGAGGCTTGAAAAATACGGCGCCTGATTTTTAATATTTTGGACACCTGCGGGTGTCCAATAAAGAGGTGATATTTGTGAAAAAAGTATTTTTCATCCTTCTGTTCTTTTCATTGCTTATCAGAGGTGCTTTGTTTGCCGACACTCATACGTTGCCTGTACAAAAGATCCCACCAAGTGTGAGCGCGCTCTCAAGGGCAAAGCTTATAGACATCAAGCCAAACAAGAGCTTAACCGCTCAAATGAATAAACCTGACGGTAGTGTTTACAACTACGGCGATATCATATGGTTTAACGTGAAAAACACGGTGGATGGGTATCTCTACATATTGGATATTCCACCCGAAGGAACAATCACACAACTATTTCCAAACTATTACCAACCAAATAATTTTATAAGAGCCGGAACTCATAAAATTCCTTCCATTTCCACTTATAAATTCATAGTTGGTGGAAAAAATTCAGGCTTGGAATTCGTGGAGTACATCTTATCTTCCAAACCATTGAATTTTCTTCAGGGATCGGTAAAAACAAAAGCTCATCCTTTTCCAAACCTCGGAAAAACGACAAAAAAAGAATTCGTAAAATTCAAACTTAACATGATGAAATCTTTAATGTCAGTTCCGAAGAAATGGACGGCATGGAATTATTTTTACGTCAACAACGGAAAAATTCAAACCTCTTTGAACATAAACAGTACGCCAAGTGGGGCGAAGGTCACGATAGATGGAAAATTTTATGGAACCACGCCTCTCACAATACAAATAAGTCCTGGATATCATCAAGTGACCATATCGCTTGCGGGATACAAGGAATGGGAAGGCGTTGTATACGTCGAATTTGGCCAAGCGAAAAAAATGGACGTAAAGCTGATGTCCACAACGCAAATGATGTTCGGTGAATTGTATATAAAAGTAACTCCAAAAGATGCTGTCATTTACGTTGACGGACGAGAAATAGGAGAAGGTGAGCAAAAGTTAACATTGTTAGCCGGATATCATAGCGTAGAAGTTAAACACGAAAATTATCAAACGTACTACAACGACTCCGTTGAAGTAATACCAAACAACACAACGGTGTTGAAAGTAAAATTGACACCTTTAACGGCAAACATCTACATTCATTCTCAACCATACGTTAATGTATATGTAGATGGCGTGTTTGCAGGTGGAACTGGTTATGAGGGCGTTCTCTATCTTCAGGGGGTGAAGATTGGTTACCATAAAATAAGATTTTCAAAAGAATGGTACGTCGATCAAACGATAGAGTACAACGTTTTACCGGGAGATAATTTCGTTTCCGTTATGCTGACAGCAGCCGGCATGCTTAAAGTAAATTCAAACGTTTATCCAATATCGGTTAAAGTGGACAACGAAGATTTTGGAAAAATAGATGATCAAAACGAAGGGATATACGTTCCAATAGGTTCCCATACGATCACATTCTCAAATCCAGAGTACGTTTCCACAACCAAAATCTTGAATTTCTATTTCCAAAAAACGACAAACGTGAATCTCATCATGAATCTAAAACCTTTGAGTATGTCCGTAAAAATCTCTCCAAATCCCTTCAGCCCAAATGGCGATTGGTACGAAGATACAACAACATTCCATGTTGTTCTAAGTCGAAAAGGAATGGTAAAGATTCAAATATATTCTAATGATAAACTAATATGGTACCGTGAGTTCAATGCCTCCTACGGTGACAACGCCGTATCATGGGACGGGAATTCCATAGAAGGTAGGCCAATGCCAAACGGTGTCTACAAAGTTGTTTTCACGGTTGAGAGTTATGGACAAACGATGACAAAATCAATGAACGTTGTGATAAATAAGAACACGTACACCTATTTCAAAGAGATAATAATAGTTGGAGCTATAGCATTGCTGGCGGGCATACTTTACTTGTTGTTTGCTAAATAACAAAATTAACAATTTTATCGGGACGAAAAGACGGTCATTGAAAATATTTATCGAAACTCAGCCGGCACGGATTCACTCTTTTATCCATCTTACGGCTCAAAAAACAAGGCACGCTCAGACACTCATCCATGAGTGCTTCGCTTTCTCAACACGTCCATGTGTTTCCCAACCTCGTTTTTAGAGTCTTCAGATGGAGAGTTCATAAGTGCCGGCAGGTGTTTCGATAAACGGGAAGCGGAAGAAAAAGAAACTCTGTTATTTCACATCTTGTATGGCGTCTTCATATGTTTTGACAGAAACTTCAAAAAAATGAGAGGGAAAGGCAGAGAAAAGCATGATTAATCCGAAACACATTCCAGCACGGATTCACTCTTTTATCCATCTTATGACTCAAAAAACGAGGCACGCTCAGACACTCATCCATGAGTGCTTCGCTTTCTCAACACGTCCATGTGTTTCCCAACCTCGTTTTTAGAGTCTTCAGATGGCGAGTTCATAAGTGCCGTCAGGTGTTTCGATAAAGGAGAAGAGGAAGAAGAAAAAAGCTCTATTATATTCGTTACTTCTTCTCTTTAGTCTCCGCCCAAAACTGGGAGGAGAGCGCCAACAAGGTTGGCGAAGAGGGTTGCATTTTTTCTTTTTCCCTCTTGACTTTCAATACCGAAGAGTTTTAAATTGATTTCTTAAACTTAACGCATATTGGAATAAGCATATAAAAATAAGGCGGAGGTGAACATTTTGAAGTTCGATGTGGTAATAATTGGTGGAGGGCCAGCAGGAATGGCTGCGGCATCCACGGCGTTGGCGTCCTATCCAAAGAAAAAAATTGCGATGGTGAAAAAAGAAAGTCAAACGTTGATCCCATGTGGAATTCCTTACACTCTCTCAACACTTCCTTCGGTGGAAAGCGACGTGATGAGCACCAAACCATTGGAGGAAAAGGGATTGGAAGTTATCATTGATGAGGTAAAAGAAGTAGATGTAAACTCAAAACAAATTTTTACGGATTCGGGAGAAACAATAGAATACGATAAATTGGTCTTTGCCACAGGTTCAAGACCGGTCTTTCCTCCCATACCGGGTGCCGACTTGGATGGCGTTTTCACCGTTCCAAAGGATATTCAACAAATATCAAGGATGAAAGATGCTCTGAAGAAGATGAACAAGATAGCGATCGTAGGTGCGGGATTCATCGGCATGGAAATGTGCGATGAAATCCACAAGATGGGAAAACAAGTCACGATCATAGAAGCAAGAGAAAGAGTTTTACCAATAGCCTTCGATCCTGAATTTTCATTGGAGGTCCAAAAAGTTTTGGAAAAAAATCACATCAAAACTTTAACTTCAACAAGGGTTAAGGAAATAACGGGAAATGGACATGTCGATGGTATAAATTTTGAATCTGGTGAACACATAGATGTTGATGGTGTTATTTTGAGTATAGGCTACCGCCCAAATAGCGCATTAGCCAAGAATGCTGGACTTTTCATAGGGATGACCGGAGGAATATGGACTGACGAATACATGAGGACAAGCGCAAAAGATGTCTTCGCCGTTGGTGATTGTACAGAACACAAAGAGTTTTTTTCTAGAAGGCCAAGTAAACTCATGCTTGCTTCAACAGCGGCATTTGATGCACGGGTTGCGGGAACAAATCTTTTTAACGTTAGGTTGATAAGGGAAATAAAGGGAAATATCGGAATATTCTCAACATCCATATTTGGAAAGACGTTAGGAGCTGCCGGCGGAACCGAAACGGATGCGCTAGAGAGCGGCTTCGAGGTGATATGTGGCAACGCATCAACGGTAGATAGACATCCAGGTTCTATACCGGATGCAAGCAAAGTAAGGGTTAAACTCGTTTTTTCTAAAGAAAGTGGAATACTCTTAGGCGGACAAATAATGGGAGGGAAATCCGTTGGAGAGATGATCAACGTGTTGGGAGTTGCCGTTCAAAGCAGAATGAGCGCTACAGAGCTCGTGGCACTTCAAATAGGCACTCAACCTCTTTTGACAGCATCGCCTGTCGTTTATCCTATAATAACAGCTGCTCTGGATGCTTATTCCAAAATGCACGCTTCGCATGAGGAGTGATAAAGTGAAAGCGATAATCCTTTGTGCAGGTAGAGGAACCAGACTTAGACCACTGACTTTCACCAGTGCAAAACAGCTCATTCCCGTTGCCAACAAACCTGTTATACTGTATTCTATTGAAAAGATTCACAAAGCCGGTATAACCGATATTGCCATGATAGTGAATCCAGATAACATGAAGGATTTTCAAGAAGTTCTGGGCGATGGGCATGACTTTGGAGTCCATTTGTCTTACATCGTTCAAAAAGAGCCAAAAGGATTGGCACATGCCGTTTCACTTACGGAAGAGTTCATAGATGGTGACGACTTTCTGATGTACTTGGGAGATAACTTGATCCAGGAAGACCTTTCAAAATTCGTTTATGACTTTCGAAAGGCGCATGCGGATGCATCGATCCTTCTAACTCCTGTGGAAGAACCAACGCGTTTTGGAATAGCCATTATGGAAGGCGAAAAGGTAACGCAAGTTGTTGAAAAACCAAAAATCCCACCTTCCAATTTGGCGATAATAGGCGTTTACATGTTCAGTTCAAAGATATTCGAAGGGGTAAAAAATATAAAACCTTCTTGGAGAGGAGAATTGGAAATAACAGATGCCATTCAGTATTTAATAGACAATAATGGTAACGTCCAAGGACATGTGGTTTACGGTTGGTGGAAGGATACAGGTAGGCCCACCGACCTTCTTGAGGCCAATCGTCGTGTGCTATCTGAAATAAAGACTTCTCAAGTGCTCACACAGTTAAATGATGGGAACTACAAAATAGAAGGTCCTGTTGTGATAGAAAAAGGAGTTACCATTTCGAATACCCTCATCAGAGGACCCGTTATAATCGGCAAAGGTGCTTCTATAATAAATTCTTACGTTGGGCCTTACACATCTATAGGTCCAAATGTCACAATAGAAAACTCGGAAGTTGAAAACTCCATATTCATGGAAAATTCTACCATTAGGGATGTTGATGTCAGAATAGATGCAAGTATAGTAGGGAAAAACGCCATGATATCCAGCATTAAAATTAAGCCACGAGTTCACAATCTCGTGGTTGGAGATTACAGCACCATTAGGTTAAGTTAAAAAAGCTAACAAAAAAGGGCGATTTAATCGCCCTTTTTATTCACCACCATTTTGCTCTTCTTCATCTTCATTTTCAGCTAATCCCATAAACACTTTTAGATGTTTACTGCGGCTTGGATGTCTCAACTTTCTCAAAGCTTTTACTTCTATTTGTCTGATCCTTTCACGGGTAACGTTGAAATACTGCCCTACTTCCTCAAGCGTTTTTGCCTTTCCATCTATCAAACCGTATCTCATTTTCAACACCATTGCCTCTCTCGGGCTCAAAGTGTTCAAAACCTTTTCTATTTGTTCATGAAGCATCATCTGTGACGCTGCATCTTCTGGTGAGATAACGGTAGCATCTTCAACAAAATCGCCTATCGTGGATTCATCATCATTTCCGACAGTTGATTCTAAGGAAATGGTTTCTCTTGCTGCTTTCAATATTTCGGCTATCTTTTCACGTGATTTTCCCATGAGTTTAGCCAGATCATCGACTGTTGGATAGGAACCGTTTTTTTGCATGTAATCCCTTATAACCTTATTCAATTTGTTTATGGTTTCAACCATATGAACGGGTACTCTTATCGTTCTTGCCTGATCGGCTATCGCTCTTGTTATGGCTTGCCTTATCCACCATGTGGCGTACGTTGAAAATTTGTAGCCTTTTTTCCAATCGAATTTTTCAACGGCTTTTAACAAGCCTATGTTTCCTTCTTGAATCAAATCAAGGAATGAAAGCCCTCTTCCCATATACTTCTTCGCGATGCTAACGACCAATCTCAAGTTGGATGTGCACAATTTTTGTTTTGCTTTTTCATCGCCATTTGCGGCTTTTCTAGCGAGCCTTCTTTCTTCGCTTGGGGAAAGCAAGGGTATTCTTCCTATTTCTTTCAAATAAAGTTTGACAGGGTCTTTCAAATTTGCGTTGTCATAAATTTCGGGTTTTTGTCCATCAAGAAACGAAAGATATCTTTTTACCTCGGAAGCTTCAGCATCACCGTATTCCTCCAACTCATCTACTATATCTGAAGAATCATCTTTTATCTTTATGTTTTCTTTCTCCATGATATCGTATATATTTTCCAATAAGCTTGAATCAAAATCCTCATAATTTATCGGAATCGCGTTATCAATATCAGCGTAAGTTACGTATCCCTGTTTTTTTCCTTTACGAATAAGGCTTTTGATCTTTTTTTGAAGAAGAGCAGTTTTATTTTCTGCCATGAGAAGCACCTCCCTTTCTTTTCAATAGGGAACGAAGTTCCATAGCTTCTTTCATCAACTTTGCCTTTAATTTGGCGTCAGGCGTAGAAATCATCTCCCTTTCCAGCTTTTCGATCCGGTGCTTCAACTTACGCTCTTCCAGTTTTGAAACGCAAAGCTCAAATATTTTTTCGGCGTTAGAATCAGGTATTCCCTTGGTAAATATCTGAAAGAATCTTTCTCCTTCTCCCCTTTCCATAAGCCTCATAGCCTCTTGAGGACTTGTTATGCCTGATTTCACAATATTCAACGCTTTTTTGGCAAATGGAGAAATAATAGCTTCTTCTAAATGTTCCACAATACGTCTTCTCATTTCATCACTGTAAAACAGCAGATAAACTATATAATCGTCAACGTTAAGCTGAATATTTTCCGTATGCTTTATTTGTGACTCTTCTTTCTTTTCTTTCAACGGTTGTTGCAACTCGTACATCACATCTTTTTCTTCCATCATGAGAATACGCGCTGCTTTTGAAGCCAACTGTCGTTTTAGAACTGAAGAATCCATCCACGAAATTGAACGCCTCAACCGGAAAAGAGCCTTAATTGGGTCGCCAACTTCTCCCAAAGATTTTTGAACGTAAAAATCCCAGTATTCCACCGCTTTTTTCAAAATTTCCCTAAATCCATCTTTTCCATGTTTGGAAAAGAACTCATCTGGATCTTTCGAATCTTCGAACGTCAAAACTTTAACGTTCAGATCTTCATTTGCCAGAATCTTAGCAGCTCTTTTCATCGCGTTTATGCCAGCATTATCGCTGTCTAAAACGAGAAGAATGTTACGTGTAACGCCTTTTAGGATTTCTATATGGAACTTCGTCACTCCGGTTCCCAAAAGTGCACAGGCATTTTCAAAACCGTTTCTATGAAAAGCTATTGCATCCATATAACCTTCGCACACTATTGAGAAGCCGGCATCTTTTATCTTATTTCTGTTAAAAAGGTATAAAATTTTTGACTTGGAAAAGTACTTGTTTTCCGCAGAATTAAGATACTTCGGCTCTTCGTCGTTTAAAGCTCTTCCACCAAAAGCAACTACCCTTCCACTTGAATTTTTCACCGGGAAAGTTATTCTATTCCTGAAAAATTCCCTTAATCTGCCATTCTTGCCTCTGATCAACAGACCGATCTTTATTAAAGTGTTCTCATCAATTTTCAATTCTTTAGCGCTTCTTCGGACGATATCCGAATCTATTGGGGCATAGCCCAAAGTGAATTTTTCAACCTCTTCTTTAGAGAGGCCACGTTCCTTGGATAGATATTGCCATGCTTTTTTTCCTCGAACACTTAGCAAGACACTCTTGTAATTTGCAGCTATTTTTTCCATCAATGAGGTATATTTCACGTAAAATGTATCCTTTGACATCAAAGGAGGATCTATTCCACATAGCTCTGCAACTCTTTGGACTGCTTCAATGAAAGAAATGTTCTCTATTTTTTTAACAAATTCTATTACATCTCCACCTGCACCGCATCCAAAACAATGAAAGAATCCTTTGTCAGGATTTACATAAAAAGAAGGTGTCTTTTCCTCATGAAAAGGACACAAACCACGATAATTGGAACCTACTTTCTCAAGTGAAACATAGTGCGACACAACTTTTGCTATGTCGCACTTTGATTTGAATTCGTCTAATTCTTTGCTCACAAGTAAGAAAAATCAACGCTTGGAGAATTGAGGGCTTCTTCTTGCTTTCTTCTTTCCGTATTTCTTTCTTTCGACCATTCTTGGATCTCTTGTTAAAAGTCCGTTTTCGCGCAAAGTTTTCCTTAAGCTGTCGTTGAAATTAAGCAATGCTCTTGCTACTCCAAGTTTAAGCGCTCCGACTTGCCCGGAAAGACCTCCACCATTAAGCCTGCATATTACATCGAATTGACCAATTGTATTTGTAACGACAAAAGGCTTGTTGGCTTCCATGACAAGCGTATCTCTCTGAAAGTATTCCTTAAAAGAATCGTAAGTCTTATCGTTTATTACGATCTTTCCGTTTCCGGGTCTCAAGTGAACACGTGCAACGGAGGTTTTTCTTCTGCCTGTTCCGTAATAATCCACTTTTTCAGTCATTCATGCCCCTCCTTAGATATCCAATTCTTCGGGTTTCTGAGCGGTGTGGGGATGTTCTGGTCCACGATAAATTTTCAATTTCTTCAACATATGTCTTCCCAATACACCTTTTGGCATCATTCCGCGAACGGCAAGCCTCACAACATCTTCAGGATGCTTTTTCAGCATATCTTTCGCACTCATGCTTCTGAGGTTACCCATGTAACCGGTATGATGATGGTAGAATTTGTCATCCAGTTTGTTACCAGTTAATGCGACTTTTTCGGCATTTACAACAACGACAAAGTCACCGGTATCCACGTAGGGAGTGTAAATAGGTTTGTTTTTACCTCTTAAAATAACGGCTATCTCCCTGGCTAACCGTCCAAGAGGTTTTCCCGTTGCGTCAACAACGTACCATTTTCTTTTAACTTCTTCTTTTTTAGCAAAATAAGTTTTTTGAGTCATTTTTCGCTACTCCTCCATTTATGATTCGTTTTCCATGCCTCCATTTTGAAGACATTTGACGTTTTCTTGTAAATCAAGAATGTCACGAATCCATCAACACTTGCCTTTGCAAGGTTAAAAAGCGTTATTACCCACAAATAGTTTTTAAAGATAAACATGTACGAAACTTTCAAATAGGGGGGATATACCACCATATTCAAAGCATCCATTCCTGCTGTCATTACCAAAGTTGCCAGTATCAGAGAAAACATGGCTCTTGCTTTTGTTTTGTTTCTAGAGTAAAACCACGCCGAGAATCCTATGAACATCGTTCCGGCGGCGGCATTCATGAAAATTCCAACGATATCTGTCCCTCTGATGGCAAAGTAAAGCAAATCTTTTATCAAAACTGTAACGATGCCTGGAATAGGCCCAAGCATGAATCCAACCAACAATGCGGCGATATCACTGGGATCGTATTTAAACCCAGCCAGCTGCGGAACCGGAATTTCTATTAACATAAGAACCGTTGCCAACGCAGCAAATACACCAATGATGGTTAGATTCTTAGTTTTATTCATTATTATTTTTCCTCCACACTCTGGTAAACGCTTGCATACTTTCTGTTTTTATGTTTTTCAAACTTTACAATACCTTCGACCAACGCGAAGAGAGTAAAATCTTTGCCAAGTCCTACATTCTTACCAGGCCATATTTTAGTTCCTCTTTGCCTCACCAAAATGCTGCCTGCTTTTACCCTCTGTCCATCTCCAACTTTGGTTCCTAAGTACTTCGGGTTTCCATCTTTGCTGTTTTTACCGACGGAACTTTTTGAGGCAAAGACTTGAATATCAAGTTTCATCACTGCACCTCCATTTCTGAGACAGATAAGTTCTTGGGATACTGAATGGATAATTGACTTACCGTTTTATGAAGCGTTTCAACCATTCGCTGAGCACATTCCATTTCTCCGTGAATAGTACATCTTATGCTGCCGTCTTTGACTTCATATTCTACTTCTTCTCCTAGAACTTCTTCAAGCCCTATGATCGTCGCTTGTGTCACAGCACTTACCGCTGCGCAAACAACATCTTTCCCTTTTCTATCTATTCCCACATGGCCGTAAAAACGAAACCCGACGTAAAGCCCTTTGTGGAAAAGAAATTCACATCTTGTCACGCTTCGATCTTTTCAACTTTCAGCAGTGAATACCACTGCCTATGGTTCTTGGTGCGCCTGTATCCCTTTCTTCCCTTGAATTTAACGGTAAACACCTTTTTGTATCTGCCGTTCTTCACAAGGGTGGCTTTAACTTTTGCACCTTCAACGTAAGGGGAACCTATTTTAGAATCGTTTTCATTTTTAACAGCAAGCACCTTGTCAAGTACCACGCTTTCGCCTTCTTTAACATTTCTCAGCTTTTCTGTTTCAAACGATTCGCCTTCGGAAACCTTGTACTGCTTGCCCCCTACTTCTACAATTGCATACATCAGCATACCTCCTTCCACAAAACATCCGCCGATCCCAGGTGTGGCTTTTCAACCATCTTCAAACCCGGATCGAGCGCCTATCACATTTTACCACGAAAAACTTCAAAGATAAAAAGAAAGAT contains:
- a CDS encoding PEGA domain-containing protein; its protein translation is MKKVFFILLFFSLLIRGALFADTHTLPVQKIPPSVSALSRAKLIDIKPNKSLTAQMNKPDGSVYNYGDIIWFNVKNTVDGYLYILDIPPEGTITQLFPNYYQPNNFIRAGTHKIPSISTYKFIVGGKNSGLEFVEYILSSKPLNFLQGSVKTKAHPFPNLGKTTKKEFVKFKLNMMKSLMSVPKKWTAWNYFYVNNGKIQTSLNINSTPSGAKVTIDGKFYGTTPLTIQISPGYHQVTISLAGYKEWEGVVYVEFGQAKKMDVKLMSTTQMMFGELYIKVTPKDAVIYVDGREIGEGEQKLTLLAGYHSVEVKHENYQTYYNDSVEVIPNNTTVLKVKLTPLTANIYIHSQPYVNVYVDGVFAGGTGYEGVLYLQGVKIGYHKIRFSKEWYVDQTIEYNVLPGDNFVSVMLTAAGMLKVNSNVYPISVKVDNEDFGKIDDQNEGIYVPIGSHTITFSNPEYVSTTKILNFYFQKTTNVNLIMNLKPLSMSVKISPNPFSPNGDWYEDTTTFHVVLSRKGMVKIQIYSNDKLIWYREFNASYGDNAVSWDGNSIEGRPMPNGVYKVVFTVESYGQTMTKSMNVVINKNTYTYFKEIIIVGAIALLAGILYLLFAK
- a CDS encoding FAD-dependent oxidoreductase, whose protein sequence is MNILKFDVVIIGGGPAGMAAASTALASYPKKKIAMVKKESQTLIPCGIPYTLSTLPSVESDVMSTKPLEEKGLEVIIDEVKEVDVNSKQIFTDSGETIEYDKLVFATGSRPVFPPIPGADLDGVFTVPKDIQQISRMKDALKKMNKIAIVGAGFIGMEMCDEIHKMGKQVTIIEARERVLPIAFDPEFSLEVQKVLEKNHIKTLTSTRVKEITGNGHVDGINFESGEHIDVDGVILSIGYRPNSALAKNAGLFIGMTGGIWTDEYMRTSAKDVFAVGDCTEHKEFFSRRPSKLMLASTAAFDARVAGTNLFNVRLIREIKGNIGIFSTSIFGKTLGAAGGTETDALESGFEVICGNASTVDRHPGSIPDASKVRVKLVFSKESGILLGGQIMGGKSVGEMINVLGVAVQSRMSATELVALQIGTQPLLTASPVVYPIITAALDAYSKMHASHEE
- a CDS encoding glucose-1-phosphate thymidylyltransferase codes for the protein MKAIILCAGRGTRLRPLTFTSAKQLIPVANKPVILYSIEKIHKAGITDIAMIVNPDNMKDFQEVLGDGHDFGVHLSYIVQKEPKGLAHAVSLTEEFIDGDDFLMYLGDNLIQEDLSKFVYDFRKAHADASILLTPVEEPTRFGIAIMEGEKVTQVVEKPKIPPSNLAIIGVYMFSSKIFEGVKNIKPSWRGELEITDAIQYLIDNNGNVQGHVVYGWWKDTGRPTDLLEANRRVLSEIKTSQVLTQLNDGNYKIEGPVVIEKGVTISNTLIRGPVIIGKGASIINSYVGPYTSIGPNVTIENSEVENSIFMENSTIRDVDVRIDASIVGKNAMISSIKIKPRVHNLVVGDYSTIRLS
- the rpoD gene encoding RNA polymerase sigma factor RpoD codes for the protein MAENKTALLQKKIKSLIRKGKKQGYVTYADIDNAIPINYEDFDSSLLENIYDIMEKENIKIKDDSSDIVDELEEYGDAEASEVKRYLSFLDGQKPEIYDNANLKDPVKLYLKEIGRIPLLSPSEERRLARKAANGDEKAKQKLCTSNLRLVVSIAKKYMGRGLSFLDLIQEGNIGLLKAVEKFDWKKGYKFSTYATWWIRQAITRAIADQARTIRVPVHMVETINKLNKVIRDYMQKNGSYPTVDDLAKLMGKSREKIAEILKAARETISLESTVGNDDESTIGDFVEDATVISPEDAASQMMLHEQIEKVLNTLSPREAMVLKMRYGLIDGKAKTLEEVGQYFNVTRERIRQIEVKALRKLRHPSRSKHLKVFMGLAENEDEEEQNGGE
- the dnaG gene encoding DNA primase; translation: MSKELDEFKSKCDIAKVVSHYVSLEKVGSNYRGLCPFHEEKTPSFYVNPDKGFFHCFGCGAGGDVIEFVKKIENISFIEAVQRVAELCGIDPPLMSKDTFYVKYTSLMEKIAANYKSVLLSVRGKKAWQYLSKERGLSKEEVEKFTLGYAPIDSDIVRRSAKELKIDENTLIKIGLLIRGKNGRLREFFRNRITFPVKNSSGRVVAFGGRALNDEEPKYLNSAENKYFSKSKILYLFNRNKIKDAGFSIVCEGYMDAIAFHRNGFENACALLGTGVTKFHIEILKGVTRNILLVLDSDNAGINAMKRAAKILANEDLNVKVLTFEDSKDPDEFFSKHGKDGFREILKKAVEYWDFYVQKSLGEVGDPIKALFRLRRSISWMDSSVLKRQLASKAARILMMEEKDVMYELQQPLKEKKEESQIKHTENIQLNVDDYIVYLLFYSDEMRRRIVEHLEEAIISPFAKKALNIVKSGITSPQEAMRLMERGEGERFFQIFTKGIPDSNAEKIFELCVSKLEERKLKHRIEKLEREMISTPDAKLKAKLMKEAMELRSLLKRKGGASHGRK
- the rpsI gene encoding 30S ribosomal protein S9; this encodes MTEKVDYYGTGRRKTSVARVHLRPGNGKIVINDKTYDSFKEYFQRDTLVMEANKPFVVTNTIGQFDVICRLNGGGLSGQVGALKLGVARALLNFNDSLRKTLRENGLLTRDPRMVERKKYGKKKARRSPQFSKR
- the rplM gene encoding 50S ribosomal protein L13, translating into MTQKTYFAKKEEVKRKWYVVDATGKPLGRLAREIAVILRGKNKPIYTPYVDTGDFVVVVNAEKVALTGNKLDDKFYHHHTGYMGNLRSMSAKDMLKKHPEDVVRLAVRGMMPKGVLGRHMLKKLKIYRGPEHPHTAQKPEELDI
- a CDS encoding ECF transporter S component, with product MNKTKNLTIIGVFAALATVLMLIEIPVPQLAGFKYDPSDIAALLVGFMLGPIPGIVTVLIKDLLYFAIRGTDIVGIFMNAAAGTMFIGFSAWFYSRNKTKARAMFSLILATLVMTAGMDALNMVVYPPYLKVSYMFIFKNYLWVITLFNLAKASVDGFVTFLIYKKTSNVFKMEAWKTNHKWRSSEK
- the rpmA gene encoding 50S ribosomal protein L27, giving the protein MKLDIQVFASKSSVGKNSKDGNPKYLGTKVGDGQRVKAGSILVRQRGTKIWPGKNVGLGKDFTLFALVEGIVKFEKHKNRKYASVYQSVEEK
- a CDS encoding ribosomal-processing cysteine protease Prp; amino-acid sequence: MTRCEFLFHKGLYVGFRFYGHVGIDRKGKDVVCAAVSAVTQATIIGLEEVLGEEVEYEVKDGSIRCTIHGEMECAQRMVETLHKTVSQLSIQYPKNLSVSEMEVQ
- the rplU gene encoding 50S ribosomal protein L21; translated protein: MYAIVEVGGKQYKVSEGESFETEKLRNVKEGESVVLDKVLAVKNENDSKIGSPYVEGAKVKATLVKNGRYKKVFTVKFKGRKGYRRTKNHRQWYSLLKVEKIEA